In Roseomonas fluvialis, one genomic interval encodes:
- a CDS encoding diacylglycerol/lipid kinase family protein, with amino-acid sequence MAHPAEAVRRDVPRRAALVLNASAGTIAAMPDAAGSLAAMLDDAGYRLVAPAQPDLSVDHQIDAALALGPEVIFVAGGDGTLRGAAGRIAGSGAVLGVLPGGTMNRMAARLGLPADPVAAVRSLAGATVTDLPVGEANGEIFLYQAVAGRASRLVRFREMQRGAGVLGWIPLARAALRLVLRRPGRSLRLRCGERVRRADVAVVTVPLPDAPALLRVEAVRRSGVLGTVHQAWCWVRGRLAAAPAVVTCERPRLAVQGRAAHLRVTLDGELHLMATPLRIRLRAERLRVLRPPRG; translated from the coding sequence ATGGCGCACCCGGCCGAGGCCGTGCGGCGCGACGTGCCGCGTCGTGCCGCCCTGGTGCTGAACGCCTCGGCGGGCACCATCGCGGCCATGCCGGATGCCGCAGGCAGCCTCGCGGCGATGCTGGACGACGCCGGCTACCGCCTGGTGGCCCCCGCACAGCCAGACCTGTCGGTGGACCACCAGATCGATGCCGCGCTGGCGCTGGGGCCGGAGGTGATCTTCGTCGCCGGCGGCGACGGCACGCTGCGCGGCGCGGCCGGGCGCATCGCCGGCAGCGGCGCCGTGCTCGGCGTCTTGCCCGGCGGCACCATGAACCGCATGGCGGCACGGCTTGGCCTGCCCGCCGATCCCGTGGCCGCGGTGCGCAGCCTGGCCGGCGCCACGGTGACCGACCTGCCGGTCGGTGAGGCGAATGGCGAGATCTTCCTGTACCAGGCGGTGGCGGGGCGCGCCTCGCGTCTGGTGCGCTTTCGCGAAATGCAGCGCGGTGCGGGCGTGCTGGGCTGGATCCCGCTCGCGCGGGCGGCCCTGCGGCTGGTGCTGCGCCGGCCGGGGCGGTCGCTCCGGCTGCGGTGCGGCGAGCGCGTGCGCCGCGCCGACGTGGCGGTGGTGACCGTGCCGTTGCCCGATGCGCCGGCGCTGCTGCGCGTCGAAGCGGTGCGCCGCAGCGGCGTGCTGGGCACGGTGCACCAGGCCTGGTGTTGGGTCCGCGGGCGGCTGGCGGCGGCGCCGGCGGTGGTGACCTGCGAACGCCCACGCCTCGCGGTGCAGGGGCGCGCCGCGCATCTGCGCGTGACGCTCGACGGCGAGTTGCACCTGATGGCGACGCCGCTGCGCATCCGGCTGCGCGCGGAACGCCTGCGGGTGCTGCGCCCACCCCGCGGATGA
- a CDS encoding accessory factor UbiK family protein, whose protein sequence is MAGEGSRGKFMDDLAGVAGGAFSVLAGLRNEAEAMARSQGEAVVRRLDLVKREELDAAMEVARRAREQAETLEERVAALEHRLAALEAGGKSSPES, encoded by the coding sequence ATGGCAGGCGAAGGCAGCCGCGGAAAATTCATGGACGACCTGGCCGGAGTGGCCGGGGGCGCCTTCTCGGTCCTGGCCGGGTTGCGCAACGAGGCCGAAGCGATGGCCAGGTCCCAGGGCGAGGCCGTGGTCCGCCGGCTCGACCTGGTCAAGCGCGAGGAACTGGACGCCGCCATGGAAGTGGCGCGCCGCGCCCGCGAGCAGGCCGAGACGCTGGAGGAGCGCGTCGCGGCGCTGGAGCACCGGCTCGCGGCACTTGAGGCTGGCGGCAAATCCTCACCCGAAAGCTGA
- a CDS encoding class I SAM-dependent methyltransferase yields the protein MPSEGPPPGQDPAVQSPEGTSGAGHGGGTAAEPQRLDRYMRRAASAYYAGRDPFGAGGDFTTAPELTQAFGECIGLWAAIAWQAMGRPDPVVFAELGPGRGTLMADALRAVAEMAPGFRAALRVHLVETSPRLREAQADLLGTAVRAWHDDIAALPPGPAIIIGNEFLDALPIRQFVRRGDAWMERFVADGAFAERPATDAPPLPAAAPDGAIQEVNEAAVAIAAALAARVAAQGGVALFIDYGPGEAGFGDSLQAMTSHGSADPLGPPGQADITAHVDFAALAAAAQAAGAAVQGPMPQGVFLARLGLFSRAAILARMDPGHAQRHLSAAQRLAAPEHMGRLFKAICLGHPGLPPLPGFEDP from the coding sequence ATGCCATCTGAAGGCCCCCCGCCCGGCCAGGATCCCGCCGTCCAGTCGCCCGAGGGCACCAGCGGTGCCGGCCATGGCGGCGGCACCGCGGCCGAACCGCAGCGGCTCGACCGCTACATGCGGCGCGCGGCCTCCGCCTATTACGCTGGGCGTGATCCCTTCGGCGCCGGCGGGGACTTCACCACGGCGCCGGAACTGACCCAGGCCTTCGGCGAATGCATCGGCCTGTGGGCGGCGATCGCCTGGCAGGCGATGGGCCGCCCCGACCCGGTGGTCTTCGCCGAACTCGGCCCTGGCCGCGGCACCCTGATGGCCGACGCGCTGCGCGCCGTGGCCGAGATGGCCCCCGGCTTCCGCGCCGCGCTGCGCGTTCACCTGGTCGAGACCTCCCCCCGCCTGCGCGAGGCGCAGGCCGACCTGCTCGGCACCGCCGTGCGCGCCTGGCACGACGACATCGCCGCCCTGCCGCCCGGCCCGGCCATCATCATCGGCAACGAATTCCTCGATGCCCTGCCGATCCGGCAATTCGTGCGCCGCGGCGATGCGTGGATGGAACGCTTCGTCGCCGATGGCGCCTTCGCCGAACGCCCGGCCACCGACGCCCCGCCGCTGCCGGCCGCCGCACCCGACGGCGCCATCCAGGAAGTCAACGAAGCCGCGGTCGCGATCGCCGCGGCGCTGGCGGCGCGTGTCGCCGCGCAGGGCGGCGTTGCGCTGTTCATCGACTACGGCCCGGGCGAGGCCGGCTTCGGCGACAGCCTGCAGGCCATGACCAGTCATGGCAGCGCCGATCCGCTGGGCCCGCCGGGGCAAGCCGACATCACCGCCCATGTGGACTTCGCCGCCCTGGCCGCGGCCGCGCAGGCCGCCGGTGCGGCGGTGCAGGGGCCGATGCCGCAGGGCGTGTTCCTCGCCCGGCTCGGCCTGTTCAGCCGTGCGGCCATCCTGGCGCGCATGGACCCCGGCCATGCGCAGCGCCATCTATCGGCTGCGCAGCGCCTCGCCGCGCCCGAGCATATGGGCCGGTTGTTCAAGGCGATCTGCCTGGGTCATCCCGGCCTGCCTCCCCTGCCCGGATTCGAGGATCCCTGA
- the rpmB gene encoding 50S ribosomal protein L28 codes for MARRCGITGKGVLTGNNVSHANNKTRRRFLPNLQETSFWSDVLGTPVKMRLSTNGIRTIEHNGGLDAFLLGTPDRRLPVEAKLLKRRIERAQAKKAA; via the coding sequence ATGGCCCGCCGCTGCGGTATCACCGGCAAGGGCGTCCTGACGGGCAACAACGTCAGCCACGCCAACAACAAGACCCGCCGGCGCTTCCTGCCCAACCTGCAGGAAACCTCCTTCTGGTCGGACGTGCTGGGCACGCCGGTGAAGATGCGTCTGTCGACCAACGGCATCCGCACCATCGAGCACAATGGCGGCCTGGACGCCTTCCTGCTCGGCACGCCGGACCGGCGCCTGCCCGTCGAGGCGAAGCTGCTGAAGCGCCGGATCGAGCGCGCCCAGGCCAAGAAGGCGGCCTGA
- a CDS encoding ABC transporter ATP-binding protein/permease gives MADQSSDEAAQAPPATPDMRAFGRWVRAWLTAPDRGNARVLIAGVLAMTLAQVAVQIRFNVWSRDFFNALDKRDADAFQYQILVFLVLAALSMTAAVYQLYLKQLLQLNWRGWLTRRLTESWLRDSRQYQLEAGAAEADNPDQRIAEDVRLAADLSVDFVVGILISVTMLIAFVGILWSLSGPLDIVLGGMDFHIPGYMVWAAVLYALVGSGLTWWVGRPMIGIQVRRTTAEADFRFGLTRARESGESIALIRGEADERRGIDRLFGEVRGVWRELMSSQRNLMWLTSAYGTLAMIFPTVVAAPAYFAGAMSLGVLMQVGAAFGQVQVALNWFVDRFPQIAEWRSAVSRLAALQDALDDLDQLNADTSQPTITIEEATEGEEEALVLDNLQIAFADGTTVIHGASARIEPGERVLIKGESGTGKSTLFRAIGGLWPWGGGRIATPPRDAMAFLPQRPYLPLGALGAVLNYPRPADAFDAAAQCDALEKVGLGHLCDRLADEERWDRVLSLGEQQRLAFARLLLQKPRWIFLDEATAALDEPNQDAMMTLLVEAVPEAAIVSIGHRPGLEAFHTRTLTLEKAEGGARFRRAAPRRVSERTQRRRLRGPIGRVTA, from the coding sequence ATGGCCGACCAATCTTCCGACGAGGCCGCTCAGGCACCGCCCGCCACCCCTGACATGCGCGCCTTCGGCCGCTGGGTCCGCGCCTGGCTGACCGCCCCGGACCGGGGAAACGCGCGGGTGCTGATCGCCGGCGTGCTTGCCATGACGCTGGCGCAGGTCGCCGTCCAGATCCGCTTCAACGTCTGGAGCCGCGACTTCTTCAATGCGCTGGACAAGCGCGACGCCGACGCCTTCCAGTACCAGATTCTTGTCTTCCTGGTGCTCGCCGCCTTGTCGATGACGGCGGCGGTGTACCAGCTTTATCTCAAGCAGCTGCTGCAGCTGAACTGGCGCGGCTGGCTGACGCGACGCCTCACGGAATCCTGGCTGCGCGACAGCCGCCAATACCAGCTTGAGGCCGGCGCGGCCGAAGCCGACAACCCCGACCAGCGCATCGCCGAGGATGTCCGCCTGGCCGCCGACCTGTCGGTCGACTTCGTCGTCGGCATCCTGATTTCCGTCACGATGCTGATCGCCTTCGTGGGCATCCTGTGGTCGCTGTCGGGGCCGCTCGACATCGTGCTGGGCGGGATGGACTTCCACATCCCCGGCTACATGGTCTGGGCTGCGGTGCTCTATGCGCTGGTCGGCTCCGGCCTCACCTGGTGGGTGGGCCGACCGATGATCGGCATCCAGGTCCGCCGCACCACCGCCGAGGCCGATTTCCGCTTCGGCCTGACCCGGGCGCGCGAAAGCGGCGAGAGCATTGCCCTGATCCGCGGCGAGGCCGATGAGCGTCGTGGCATCGACCGCCTGTTCGGCGAGGTGCGCGGCGTATGGCGCGAGCTGATGAGCAGCCAGCGCAACCTCATGTGGCTGACCAGCGCCTATGGCACGCTGGCGATGATCTTTCCGACCGTGGTCGCCGCGCCGGCCTATTTTGCCGGCGCCATGTCGCTCGGCGTGCTGATGCAGGTCGGCGCGGCATTTGGCCAGGTGCAGGTCGCGCTCAACTGGTTCGTCGACCGCTTCCCCCAGATCGCCGAATGGCGCAGCGCGGTGTCGCGCCTCGCCGCCCTGCAGGATGCGCTGGACGACCTCGACCAGCTCAACGCCGACACATCGCAGCCCACCATCACCATCGAGGAGGCGACCGAGGGCGAGGAGGAGGCCCTGGTGCTCGACAACCTGCAGATCGCCTTCGCCGACGGCACGACCGTGATCCATGGCGCCTCGGCCCGGATCGAACCGGGCGAGCGCGTGCTCATCAAGGGCGAGTCGGGCACCGGCAAATCGACCCTGTTCCGCGCCATCGGCGGGCTGTGGCCGTGGGGCGGCGGGCGCATCGCGACACCGCCGCGCGACGCCATGGCCTTCCTGCCGCAGCGGCCCTACCTGCCGCTCGGCGCGCTCGGCGCCGTGCTGAACTACCCGCGTCCCGCGGATGCCTTCGATGCGGCCGCCCAGTGCGATGCGCTCGAGAAGGTCGGGCTTGGTCACCTGTGCGACCGGCTCGCGGACGAGGAGCGTTGGGACCGGGTCCTCTCGCTCGGTGAACAGCAGCGCCTCGCCTTCGCGCGGCTGCTGCTGCAGAAGCCGCGCTGGATCTTCCTCGACGAGGCGACCGCCGCGCTCGACGAGCCGAACCAGGACGCGATGATGACCCTTCTCGTCGAGGCTGTGCCGGAGGCCGCGATCGTGTCGATCGGTCACCGCCCGGGGCTCGAAGCCTTCCATACCCGCACCCTGACGCTTGAAAAGGCCGAGGGCGGCGCCCGGTTCCGGCGCGCCGCACCGCGCCGGGTCAGCGAGAGGACACAGCGGCGGCGCCTGCGCGGCCCCATCGGGCGCGTCACCGCCTGA
- the pgeF gene encoding peptidoglycan editing factor PgeF encodes MAEAVTAATLAAQPGLAHGFFTRRGGVSSGGFAALNCSLSGRDDPDAVAENRRRAADALGLPGAALVGLTQVHGDAVAVLEDPWPIDRRPQADAVVTRRPGLALGIVTADCAPVLFADVEAGVIGGAHAGWRGAVGGVLEATIAAMCAIGASRARIVAAVGPCIRQPSYEVAADLRDAVLTRDAADARFFADGTRPDRWQFDLAGYCAARLAAAGVAAEVTPHDTLADEARFFSHRRNTLAKGGPIGHQLSAIALTA; translated from the coding sequence ATGGCCGAAGCCGTCACCGCCGCAACCCTCGCCGCGCAGCCCGGCCTGGCGCATGGCTTCTTCACGCGGCGCGGCGGCGTGTCCTCCGGCGGCTTCGCGGCGCTGAACTGCTCGCTGTCCGGCCGCGACGACCCTGATGCGGTGGCCGAGAACCGCCGGCGCGCGGCCGATGCGCTGGGCCTGCCCGGCGCCGCGCTGGTCGGGCTGACGCAGGTGCATGGCGACGCTGTCGCGGTGCTCGAGGACCCCTGGCCCATCGACCGCCGCCCGCAGGCCGATGCCGTCGTGACCCGCCGGCCCGGCTTGGCGCTCGGCATCGTCACCGCCGATTGCGCGCCGGTCCTGTTCGCCGACGTCGAGGCAGGCGTGATCGGCGGTGCCCATGCCGGCTGGCGTGGCGCCGTGGGCGGCGTGCTGGAAGCCACCATCGCGGCGATGTGCGCCATCGGCGCCAGCCGCGCGCGCATCGTCGCCGCGGTGGGCCCCTGCATCCGCCAGCCCTCCTACGAGGTCGCGGCCGACCTGCGCGATGCGGTGCTGACGCGCGACGCCGCCGATGCGCGATTCTTCGCCGATGGCACGCGCCCCGACCGCTGGCAGTTCGACCTGGCCGGCTATTGCGCGGCGCGCCTCGCCGCCGCCGGCGTCGCCGCCGAGGTCACGCCACACGACACCCTGGCCGACGAGGCCCGCTTCTTCAGCCACCGCCGCAACACGCTGGCGAAGGGCGGACCGATCGGGCACCAGCTTTCCGCCATTGCGCTGACGGCGTGA
- a CDS encoding ABCB family ABC transporter ATP-binding protein/permease, with product MSAAKPAAEGSHLSALLRIAPYLWPKNETELRIRVVAALVLVAAAKAANVLVPIAYARAVDALAPKDGIGAAITVPVALLLAYGILRVMSSALAELRNAIFAKVQARAGRRVALEVFEHLHALSMRFHMDRATGGLSRVIERGVRGIATSLNFLLFNIIPTIVEILFVAFILWWIFAASFALTMLGTIAAYVTFTLLFTNWRLRFRRTMNQTDEEANTKAVDSLLNYETVKYFGNEGHEARRYNESLTRYERAYVTSETTLNMLNAGQALIMAVGLTVTMLLAGSGIAAGTMTVGDLVMVNTYLIQLYLPLNILGFAYREIKQGLTDMEQMFVLLEVPAEVQDAPGAPALAKGPGEIRFDDVQFGYRPDRQILKGVSFTVEPGRMLAIVGPTGAGKSTISRLLFRFYDATGGAVTVDGQDVRGVTQSSLRAAMGVVPQDTVLFNDTIRYNIAYGRPGATDEEVEAAARAAQVHDFVLRLPEGYATRVGERGLKLSGGEKQRVAIARTILKDPRILILDEATSALDTRTEQEIQAALRDVARNRTTLVIAHRLSTVVEADEIIVLQEGRIAERGTHASLIAADGLYAEMWRRQAQAVAAAEAAARAQAEADLDRPRAGRLGESVT from the coding sequence GTGTCCGCTGCCAAGCCTGCTGCCGAAGGCAGCCACCTCTCCGCCCTGCTGCGCATCGCGCCGTATCTGTGGCCCAAGAACGAGACCGAGCTGCGCATCCGCGTCGTCGCCGCGCTGGTGCTGGTGGCGGCGGCCAAGGCGGCGAACGTGCTGGTGCCGATCGCCTATGCGCGCGCCGTCGATGCGCTGGCGCCCAAGGACGGGATCGGCGCGGCCATCACCGTGCCGGTGGCGCTGCTGCTGGCCTACGGCATCCTGCGGGTGATGTCGTCGGCGCTGGCGGAACTGCGCAACGCCATCTTCGCCAAGGTGCAGGCGCGCGCGGGGCGGCGCGTGGCGCTCGAGGTGTTCGAACACCTGCACGCGCTGTCGATGCGCTTCCACATGGACCGCGCGACGGGCGGGCTGTCGCGGGTGATCGAACGCGGCGTGCGCGGCATCGCCACCTCGTTGAACTTCCTGCTGTTCAACATCATCCCGACGATCGTCGAGATCCTGTTCGTGGCGTTCATCCTGTGGTGGATCTTCGCCGCGTCCTTCGCGCTGACCATGCTCGGCACGATCGCGGCCTATGTGACCTTCACGCTGCTGTTCACCAACTGGCGGCTGCGCTTCCGCCGCACCATGAACCAGACCGACGAGGAAGCGAACACCAAGGCAGTGGACAGCCTGCTGAACTACGAGACGGTCAAGTATTTCGGCAACGAGGGCCACGAGGCGCGCCGCTACAACGAGAGCCTGACTCGCTACGAACGCGCCTACGTCACCAGCGAGACCACGCTGAACATGCTCAACGCCGGCCAGGCGCTGATCATGGCGGTTGGCCTCACGGTGACCATGCTGCTGGCCGGGTCGGGCATCGCCGCCGGGACCATGACGGTGGGCGACCTGGTGATGGTCAACACCTACCTGATCCAGCTGTACCTGCCGCTGAACATCCTCGGCTTCGCCTATCGCGAGATCAAGCAGGGGCTGACCGACATGGAGCAGATGTTCGTGCTGCTCGAAGTGCCGGCCGAGGTGCAGGACGCGCCCGGCGCGCCCGCGCTGGCGAAGGGGCCGGGCGAGATCCGCTTCGACGACGTGCAGTTCGGCTACCGCCCCGACCGGCAGATCCTGAAGGGCGTATCCTTCACCGTAGAACCCGGCCGGATGCTGGCCATCGTCGGGCCGACCGGGGCGGGGAAGTCCACCATCTCCCGCCTGCTGTTCCGCTTCTATGACGCGACCGGCGGCGCGGTGACGGTGGACGGGCAGGACGTGCGCGGCGTGACGCAGTCCAGCCTGCGCGCCGCGATGGGCGTGGTGCCGCAGGACACCGTGCTGTTCAACGACACCATCCGCTACAACATCGCCTATGGCCGCCCCGGCGCGACCGACGAGGAGGTCGAGGCCGCCGCCCGCGCCGCCCAGGTGCACGACTTCGTGCTGCGGCTGCCGGAAGGCTACGCGACGCGCGTGGGCGAACGCGGGCTGAAGCTGTCGGGCGGGGAGAAGCAGCGCGTCGCGATCGCGCGCACCATCCTCAAGGATCCGCGCATCCTGATCCTGGACGAAGCCACCAGCGCGCTCGACACCCGCACCGAACAGGAGATCCAGGCCGCGTTGCGCGACGTGGCGCGCAACCGCACCACGCTGGTGATCGCCCACCGCCTGTCCACCGTGGTCGAGGCCGACGAGATCATCGTGCTGCAGGAGGGCCGCATCGCCGAGCGCGGCACCCATGCCAGCCTGATCGCCGCCGATGGCCTCTATGCCGAGATGTGGCGCCGCCAGGCGCAGGCGGTTGCCGCCGCCGAAGCCGCCGCGCGCGCCCAGGCCGAGGCCGACCTGGATCGCCCGCGCGCCGGGCGGCTGGGCGAGTCCGTGACGTAA
- a CDS encoding metallophosphoesterase family protein — protein MIRIAHLSDLHFGAHIPGLVEPLLADIARFAPDAIAISGDLTQRAQPEEFAQAAAFLAALPAPCVAVPGNHDIPGGAVLERLADPRRRWRRFIGAETEPMLLLPGAALVGLDTVRRVQPRLDWSAGGVSSRRRARLAARLAACAGRSIVVVAHHPLRHPAAIPGRSAPIGGEAALAMLADAGVAAVLSGHLHRPGRIPGPPEIVLTGSSLSHRTRGLPNSWTLVELDGGALRVNAREDSGDGWRAA, from the coding sequence ATGATCCGCATCGCCCATCTGTCCGACCTGCATTTCGGCGCGCACATACCCGGCCTGGTGGAGCCGCTGCTGGCGGACATCGCGCGCTTCGCGCCCGACGCCATCGCGATCAGCGGGGACCTGACCCAGCGGGCGCAGCCCGAGGAATTCGCGCAGGCTGCGGCGTTCCTCGCGGCGCTGCCGGCACCCTGCGTCGCGGTGCCGGGCAATCACGACATCCCGGGCGGTGCGGTGCTGGAACGCCTGGCCGATCCGCGCCGACGCTGGCGCCGCTTCATCGGCGCCGAGACCGAACCCATGCTGCTTCTGCCGGGCGCGGCGCTGGTCGGGCTTGATACGGTGCGCCGCGTGCAGCCGCGGCTCGACTGGTCGGCCGGGGGTGTCTCATCGCGCCGGCGTGCCAGGCTGGCGGCGCGGCTCGCGGCCTGTGCCGGGCGCAGCATCGTGGTGGTGGCGCATCATCCGTTGCGCCATCCGGCTGCGATTCCCGGCCGCTCTGCGCCGATCGGCGGGGAGGCCGCCCTGGCCATGCTGGCCGATGCCGGCGTGGCGGCGGTGCTGTCGGGCCACCTGCATCGCCCCGGGCGGATCCCGGGGCCGCCCGAGATCGTGCTGACGGGCAGCAGCCTGTCGCATCGCACGCGTGGGCTGCCGAACAGCTGGACGCTGGTCGAACTGGATGGCGGGGCGCTGCGCGTGAACGCGCGGGAGGACAGCGGCGACGGCTGGCGCGCGGCGTGA
- the lgt gene encoding prolipoprotein diacylglyceryl transferase has protein sequence MLLAIPFPMIDPVLVEIGPIVIRWYALAYIAGILLGWRLARVLVRRPPVVATTEQVDDFITWVTLGIIIGGRLGYVLFYRPGYYVTAPWEALYVWQGGMSFHGGALGVIIAAWLFSKRNGLDWVAFADRVVCVVPIGLFLGRLANFINGELWGRVAHDVPWAMVFPTGGPEPRHPSQLYQAFLEGACLFALLMWLARSERIRAKPGFLAGAFLAGYGVARIIGEFFRQPDAHLGFLFAGATMGQLLSVPMILVGAWLMLRAKERHAI, from the coding sequence ATGCTGCTGGCCATTCCCTTCCCGATGATCGACCCGGTGCTGGTCGAGATCGGCCCGATCGTCATCCGCTGGTACGCGCTGGCGTATATCGCGGGCATCCTGCTCGGCTGGCGGCTGGCGCGCGTGCTGGTGCGCCGCCCGCCGGTGGTCGCCACGACCGAACAGGTGGACGACTTCATCACCTGGGTGACGCTCGGCATCATCATCGGCGGGCGGTTGGGCTACGTGCTGTTCTACCGCCCCGGCTACTACGTCACGGCGCCGTGGGAAGCGCTGTATGTCTGGCAGGGCGGCATGTCCTTCCATGGCGGGGCGCTCGGCGTGATCATCGCCGCCTGGCTGTTCAGCAAGCGCAACGGGCTCGACTGGGTGGCGTTTGCGGATCGCGTCGTGTGCGTGGTGCCGATCGGGCTGTTCCTCGGCCGGCTGGCCAACTTCATCAACGGCGAATTGTGGGGGCGTGTGGCACACGACGTGCCCTGGGCGATGGTCTTCCCGACCGGCGGGCCGGAGCCGCGGCACCCCTCGCAGCTGTACCAGGCCTTCCTCGAAGGCGCCTGCCTGTTCGCGCTGCTGATGTGGCTCGCGCGCAGCGAACGAATCCGCGCGAAGCCCGGCTTCCTGGCCGGCGCCTTCCTGGCGGGCTACGGCGTCGCGCGCATCATCGGCGAATTCTTCCGCCAGCCCGACGCGCATCTGGGCTTCCTGTTCGCCGGCGCGACGATGGGGCAGTTGCTGTCCGTGCCGATGATCCTGGTCGGCGCCTGGCTGATGCTGCGGGCGAAGGAACGCCATGCCATCTGA
- the rfaD gene encoding ADP-glyceromanno-heptose 6-epimerase — MHIVTGGAGFIGSNLVAALCAAGQEVVVVDRLRQGLKWRNLAKHAIAGIVAPDDLPAFLAKKPRVDALFHMGAISATTETDGDLVARTNIALPQMLWDWCAAAGVPFIYASSAATYGDGALGFDDDLSAEALMRLRPLNLYGWSKLAFDRRVAQMLAQGAPRPPHWAGLRFFNVYGPNEHHKGRMASVVLHKFNQVMRGEAATLFASDREGIADGAQQRDFVHVSDCVAAMTWLARNPQASGLYNIGSGTARTFLDLTRAIFAALGRNDDIRFVPMPDDLRGKYQYFTQARMDRLRAAGFDHKPTSIEDGVRSYVRDVLMNAEDPFA, encoded by the coding sequence ATGCATATCGTCACCGGCGGCGCCGGGTTCATCGGCTCCAACCTGGTTGCGGCACTCTGCGCCGCTGGTCAGGAAGTGGTGGTGGTGGACCGCCTGCGCCAGGGCCTGAAGTGGCGCAACCTTGCAAAGCATGCCATCGCCGGGATCGTGGCACCCGACGACCTGCCCGCCTTCCTCGCGAAGAAGCCGCGCGTCGACGCGCTGTTTCACATGGGCGCGATCAGCGCCACCACCGAGACCGATGGCGACCTGGTGGCGCGCACCAACATCGCGCTGCCGCAGATGCTGTGGGACTGGTGCGCGGCAGCCGGCGTGCCGTTCATCTACGCGTCCTCGGCCGCGACCTATGGCGACGGGGCGCTGGGCTTCGACGACGACCTGTCGGCCGAGGCGCTGATGCGGCTGCGGCCGCTGAACCTGTATGGCTGGTCGAAACTGGCCTTCGACCGGCGGGTGGCGCAGATGCTGGCGCAGGGTGCGCCGCGTCCGCCGCACTGGGCGGGACTGCGCTTCTTCAACGTCTATGGGCCGAACGAACACCACAAGGGCCGCATGGCGTCCGTCGTGCTCCACAAGTTCAACCAGGTGATGCGCGGGGAGGCCGCCACGCTGTTCGCCTCGGACCGCGAGGGTATCGCCGATGGCGCGCAGCAGCGCGACTTCGTGCATGTGAGCGACTGCGTCGCAGCGATGACGTGGCTCGCGCGCAACCCGCAGGCCTCGGGGCTGTACAACATCGGCTCGGGCACGGCGCGGACCTTCCTCGACCTCACGCGCGCGATCTTCGCGGCACTCGGGCGGAATGACGACATCCGCTTCGTGCCTATGCCCGACGACCTGCGCGGCAAGTACCAGTACTTCACGCAGGCCCGCATGGACCGCCTGCGCGCCGCCGGCTTCGACCACAAGCCCACCAGCATCGAGGACGGCGTGCGGTCCTATGTGCGCGACGTGCTGATGAACGCCGAGGACCCCTTCGCCTGA
- a CDS encoding YbjN domain-containing protein, with product MSASLQFERERSSNPLDILEQIIAANEWAFERRSDGEMAAEAPGKWCDYGLHFSWSHEISAMAFTCAFDLKVPADRRDKLYELLALANDRLWIGHFGIEVEDGVPVFRHSVLLRGSPSASAESLEDMVDIAITECERFFPAFQFVLWGGKAPAEALAASMLDCVGEA from the coding sequence ATGTCCGCCTCTCTCCAATTCGAGCGCGAGCGTTCGTCCAATCCCCTCGACATCCTCGAACAGATCATCGCCGCCAATGAATGGGCCTTCGAGCGCCGTTCGGACGGCGAGATGGCGGCCGAGGCACCGGGGAAATGGTGCGACTACGGGCTGCATTTCTCCTGGTCGCACGAAATCAGCGCCATGGCCTTCACCTGCGCCTTCGACCTGAAGGTGCCGGCGGACCGCCGCGACAAGCTCTATGAACTGCTGGCCCTGGCGAATGACCGGCTCTGGATCGGTCATTTCGGCATCGAGGTCGAGGACGGCGTGCCGGTCTTCCGCCATTCCGTGCTGCTGCGCGGGTCGCCTTCGGCCAGCGCCGAGAGCCTCGAGGACATGGTGGATATCGCCATCACGGAATGCGAGCGCTTCTTCCCCGCCTTCCAGTTCGTGCTCTGGGGGGGCAAGGCGCCGGCGGAGGCGCTTGCGGCCTCCATGCTGGACTGCGTCGGAGAAGCATAG